From Hermetia illucens chromosome 6, iHerIll2.2.curated.20191125, whole genome shotgun sequence, one genomic window encodes:
- the LOC119659397 gene encoding uncharacterized protein LOC119659397, whose protein sequence is MFFYRLFVLLLFAIGASIALKCYSCGEENIYLGHEYRTPLPCEDMDKSENLENFIIECPDNFLGCTTQFKDNEVTRTCDTVPLIDDCKTANGITYCYCSQDLCNGKQSRADAHKASRDLLTNSNNNYPSDDEDYAEMSGHGANSDEEDESEENDSSSYSNRASSRWNPTGWVCLVVSVNVFMLRTFFVKQ, encoded by the exons CTATAGGAGCATCGATAGCTCTCAAGTGCTACTCATGCGGCGAAGAAAACATATATCTCGGCCATGAATACCGTACTCCTCTGCCCTGTGAGGATATGGACAAAAGTGAGAACCTGGAGAATTTCATTATTGAATGTCCTGACAACTTCCTTGGTTGTACAACTCAGTTCAAAG ATAATGAGGTAACCAGGACATGTGACACGGTTCCTTTAATCGACGACTGCAAAACTGCCAATGGTATCACCTATTGCTACTGCAGTCAggatctttgcaacggcaaacAGTCACGAGCCGATGCCCACAAGGCTTCCAGAGATCTCCTGACAAACAGTAACAATAATTATCCTAGTGACGACGAGGACTATGCCGAGATGTCCGGGCACGGGGCGAACAGCGACGAGGAGGACGAGAGCGAGGAAAATGATAGTAGTAGCTATAGTAATAGGGCGTCTAGTCGATGGAATCCAACCGGTTGGGTTTGTCTAGTTGTTAGCGTCAATGTATTTATGTTGAGAACTTTTTTTGTTAAACAGTAA